In one window of Episyrphus balteatus chromosome 3, idEpiBalt1.1, whole genome shotgun sequence DNA:
- the LOC129916061 gene encoding uncharacterized protein LOC129916061 isoform X1, whose protein sequence is MNLEKLYQLYLEQAKQLVLTSLDNDRIRACQWIKKIELSPNSEEKLKTLQLHSLKLLLLCLECNCLIGPFEKSPEDDKEFEQYDWNSFDLAEFSNMIRSKKETCNGPEVSYNVSGNRRQLVTYQNDPATGQHCYYACSKKPIEEWNNLKSGVIQNESVNEWKERGELEELNGKESQNSSIDIPRCVMQSTNPQVDFHIYEERHSGRDQIQSQRLPNLSNNSHFVTPGLQRRTNYNKTYSERPETPQVFGGTGRQARPFEAEQFGLSKNEQFRSPRGVFQNLNYDRFQSPMQPRLTDEVITSFDNARIRRDQTLGSTKDNDARQKLCARLQKVRNEMHKKPQIEIQEQIEVEPENYHYEPITLREPCAYTSCHQETDQDLGILSAEEMDDEDLFNDQETIDPKTIFKTRDENLVSRNVVKIETNTTINGSKREVVEEFLEQEDVNVEERPEDNENLVNVSEPTFESVPGYSPLQLSDQIQKKLQNQKHKTRRILEDYSDWPNEDLEDISQPCFQQRSFCPEEDRGARQGHSQSQASSRRLPTERLDEISQPEFVSSIEDPTTFRLGNKPFINALDRLEKTIQEVSRRRALFGGVNNSDRLENISQPIFESSYENSSHRPFNQFEESERLESIEQPYYQSFEESTSRINQSRARERPFPQIYTKERLDQVSQPSFGSSLKDATVKSRLSRGNAPQRRFPQVETSERLDDVSQPHLFHSTGLSYQDSRSRRCPCSKRPIPQFDTSEQLDDISRPCFEQSLKDSTVTSSQRERMTSERLDEVSQPDLLDSTGVSYQDSRGRRCPPSRRPIPQVDTSERVKESFEPSLRDSTVTSRRRGQRCQPEVETSERLDEVSEPRFLHSTGVSYQDSTSRRCPLRQRPVAQVDTSERLEEISQPSFDSSLRDSTVPSRQRDQRRLPEVETSERLDEVSQPRFLHSTGVSYQDSTGRRYPLSQRPTPQVDTSERLDDISRPSFEPSLRNSTVPSRQGQQRRLPEVETSERLYEVRQPRFLHSTGVSYQDSTSRRCPLSQRPIPQVDTSERLEEISQPNFESSLMDSREASRQRERRRLPEVETSERLDEVSQPTFLHSTGVSYQDSTSRRPCQRPIYQFDTSERLDDISRPNFECSSRDSTVPSRQRERRRLPEVETFERLNEISQPEFLHSTEMSYQDSNSRRCPPSQKPMPYDEMSERLEEISCPQFLSSTEDSRQGSRRPQFQLRESQRLDEVTQPSAMKSLRDSTMKSRGRKDPPQVDKCEQLIFNSQAEILDDVSQPVFQSSFEESKSKSRGNREKLWPRKQLQIDESECLEDICQPEFASSVQTSSLQDTKDGRRTSNRKNLLSVDVSERLENICEPEFPSSFEDATDTQRTGKQNVSERLDYISQPSFPLSVEESCRRLRDSKKGVPEARPLPQFDESEILNQVTQPDLTSFEEDTGYRSKDSGQAKSIFCKSEESERLDDISQPHFESSYRDSMIKSKDNVCQPEFPPSFEVSGRSAQRRQSHFVESERLEDVTQPSMQTSFPEESSKALRKSLDDRRKKLLSRVNISEVLDDVSQPFYHTTLEDSMFDRRDRQVSTQRAFPPESELEKSEKLERVSQPVFPSSFEDTGHTSRETEEIQRRPRKKTETSERLIDVSHQFLPSSFEDSKKSSGRYIETPKRRLLPHIDASENLDDISHPLFISMYEEMSNRQRRSENIQKRRPSPQADESERLEDVSQPEFPSSFKHSMALSKDTRQYQSHAGATKIDGRPFQQINVSERLNEISQPDFETSLEDTIPSASERRPLNQTDFSQRHRKTQQQRYLPEVDVSERLSSVCQPEFPSSFEDSRQCSVRNKSNRKTIPKHHVEKPQFDTSEMLEDVAEPKFPSSIQGSMNISRERRRRPMPQIDLSENIESICQPEFPQSFEDSTRNDALTYRRDKFPKETMDENLEDISCPSFQETPILRRRQNEDHRSRGPQRQLFPKEVSRTERSERPGDFRQVFETMPNYAPFEQQVAARKKNLNSRLKMPVTFDQPLGVLGKNKPEVCPRLQQQPSQRYEPTREDFCVNRIKPSQVNPCTIQVPSQGIQMERRQPSVTRIPLPPSARSQTNIRRQQQQSKLEKPQDEERLVKKSSVKFHKTKSTYFKNQQNKSNRNEGRKR, encoded by the exons atgaATTTGGAGAAGCTGTATCAACTGTATTTGGAACAAGCGAAACAACTTGTCCTTACTTCGCTAGATAACG ATCGCATTAGGGCTTGTCAGTGGATAAAAAAGATCGAACTATCACCAAATTCTGAGGAAAAACTTAAAACACTTCAATTGCATTCTTTGAAACTTCTGTTACTCTGCCTTGAATGTAACTGTTTGATTGGACCATTTGAAAAGTCACCGGAGGACGACAAAGAATTTGAACAATACGATTGGAATTCTTTTGACTTGGCGGAATTTTCAAACATGATTCGTTCGAAAAAAGAAACATGCAATGGGCCTGAAGTTTCATATAATGTTTCTGGTAATCGCCGGCAGCTGGTTACTTATCAAAATGATCCAGCAACTGGGCAACATTGTTATTATGCTTGTTCAAAAAAACCAATAGAAGAATGGAATAACTTAAAAAGTGGTGTCATTCAAAATGAATCAGTTAATGAGTGGAAAGAACGTGGTGAATTGGAAGAACTTAATGGAAAAGA ATCTCAAAATTCTTCCATCGATATTCCTCGTTGTGTGATGCAATCAACAAATCCCCAAGTGGATTTTCATATTTATGAGGAACGCCATAGTGGACGGGATCAAATCCAGTCTCAAAGATTGCCAAATTTATCAAACAACTCTCATTTCGTGACTCCTGGGCTGCAAAGACGCACAAATTACAATAAAACTTACTCGGAAAGACCCG AAACTCCTCAAGTATTCGGAGGAACTGGTAGGCAAGCTAGACCGTTTGAAGCAGAACAATTTGGACTTTCGAAAAATGAACAATTTCGTTCGCCACgtggtgtttttcaaaacttaaatt ATGACCGTTTTCAGAGTCCAATGCAGCCAAGGTTGACTGATGAAGTCATCACTTCTTTTGACAATGCCAGAATTCGTCGTGATCAAACTTTAGGTTCAACAAAAGACAATGATGCAAGACAGAAATTGTGCGCTCGTCTTCAAAAAGTTCGAAATGAAATGCATAAAAAGCCTCAAATAGAAATACAGGAACAAATTGAAGTTGAACCAGAAAATTATCATTATGAACCTATAACTCTGCGAGAACCATGTGCATACACATCTTGTCATCAAGAAACAGATCAGGACTTGGGTATTTTGTCAGCAGAAGAAATGGATGATGAAGACTTGTTCAATGATCAGGAAACAATTGATCCAaagacaatttttaaaactagaGATGAAAACTTGGTCTCTCGGAATGttgtaaaaattgaaactaaTACCACAATCAACGGAAGCAAACGAGAAGTTGTTGAAGAATTTTTAGAACAAGAAGATGTTAATGTTGAAGAAAGACCTGAAGATAATGAGAATTTGGTGAATGTAAGTGAACCAACTTTTGAATCTGTTCCGGGATATTCTCCTTTACAATTAAGCGATCAAATTCAGAAAAAGttacaaaaccaaaaacatAAGACTCGTAGAATTCTAGAAGACTATTCGGATTGGCCGAATGAAGATTTGGAAGATATCTCACAACCTTGTTTTCAGCAGAGAAGTTTTTGTCCAGAAGAAGACAGAGGGGCACGACAAGGCCATTCACAATCACAGGCTAGTAGTAGGAGATTACCAACAGAGAGATTAGATGAAATCTCCCAACCAGAATTTGTATCTTCGATAGAAGATCCCACAACTTTTAGGCTTGGAAATAAACCTTTTATAAATGCATTAGATAGacttgaaaaaactattcaagaAGTTTCAAGAAGAAGGGCATTATTCGGTGGCGTTAACAATTCGGACAGATTAGAAAATATCAGTCAACCAATTTTTGAATCTTCATATGAAAACTCTTCACATAGACCATTTAATCAATTCGAGGAATCAGAAAGATTGGAAAGCATTGAACAACCTTATTATCAATCATTTGAAGAATCAACTTCAAGAATAAACCAAAGTAGAGCTAGGGAAAGGCCCTTTCCCcaaatttatacaaaagaaaggTTAGACCAAGTAAGTCAACCAAGCTTTGGTAGTTCTCTTAAAGATGCTACAGTTAAATCAAGACTAAGTAGAGGAAATGCTCCTCAGAGACGATTTCCTCAAGTTGAGACTTCCGAAAGACTAGATGACGTCAGTCAACCCCATCTTTTCCATTCAACAGGATTATCTTATCAGGATTCCAGAAGTAGAAGATGCCCATGCAGTAAAAGACCAATACCCCAATTTGATACTTCAGAACAATTAGATGATATAAGTCGACCATGCTTCGAGCAATCATTAAAGGATTCAACAGTTACATCAAGTCAAAGAGAACGTATGACATCCGAAAGACTAGATGAAGTCAGTCAACCTGACCTTTTAGATTCAACAGGAGTATCTTATCAAGACTCTAGAGGCAGACGATGTCCACCAAGTAGAAGGCCAATTCCACAAGTTGACACGTCAGAAAGAGTAAAAGAAAGCTTCGAGCCATCTTTAAGAGATTCAACAGTAACATCACGACGAAGAGGACAAAGATGCCAGCCTGAGGTTGAGACATCCGAAAGACTTGATGAAGTAAGTGAACCTAGATTTCTGCATTCGACAGGGGTATCCTATCAAGACTCGACAAGTAGAAGATGTCCGCTAAGACAAAGACCAGTAGCACAAGTTGACACATCAGAGCGATTAGAAGAAATAAGTCAACCAAGTTTCGATTCATCTTTAAGAGATTCAACAGTGCCATCAAGACAAAGGGATCAAAGACGTTTGCCTGAAGTTGAGACATCCGAAAGACTCGATGAAGTTAGTCAACCTAGGTTTCTGCATTCTACAGGAGTGTCTTATCAAGACTCGACAGGTAGAAGATATCCGCTAAGTCAAAGACCAACACCACAAGTTGACACGTCAGAAAGATTAGACGATATAAGTCGACCAAGCTTCGAGCCATCTTTAAGAAATTCGACAGTACCATCAAGACAAGGACAACAAAGACGTTTGCCTGAAGTTGAGACATCCGAAAGGCTTTATGAAGTCCGTCAACCTAGGTTTCTGCATTCGACAGGGGTATCCTATCAAGACTCGACAAGTAGAAGATGTCCGCTAAGTCAAAGACCAATACCTCAAGTTGACACGTCAGAACGATTAGAAGAAATAAGTCAACCAAATTTCGAGTCATCATTAATGGATTCAAGAGAAGCATCAAGACAAAGAGAACGACGACGTTTGCCTGAAGTTGAGACATCCGAAAGACTTGATGAAGTCAGTCAACCAACGTTTCTACATTCGACAGGAGTGTCCTATCAAGACTCCACAAGTAGAAGACCTTGTCAAAGGCCAATATACCAGTTTGACACTTCAGAAAGATTAGACGATATAAGTCGGCCAAATTTTGAGTGTTCTTCAAGAGATTCGACAGTACCATCAAGACAAAGAGAACGAAGACGATTGCCTGAGGTTGAGACATTTGAAAGGCTGAATGAAATCAGTCAACCTGAGTTTTTGCACTCAACAGAAATGTCTTATCAGGACTCGAATAGCAGGAGATGTCCACCAAGTCAAAAACCAATGCCCTATGATGAAATGTCAGAACGATTAGAAGAAATAAGTTGTCCCCAGTTTTTATCTTCTACCGAAGATTCACGTCAAGGTTCAAGAAGACCACAGTTTCAACTACGAGAATCACAAAGATTAGATGAGGTGACTCAACCAAGCGCAATGAAGTCACTTAGAGATTCCACTATGAAATCAAGAGGTAGAAAAGATCCACCTCAAGTTGACAAATGTGAGCAGTTAATTTTCAATTCACAAGCTGAAATATTAGATGATGTAAGCCAACCAGTGTTTCAGTCTTCATTTGAAGAAAGCAAGTCAAAATCAAGAGGGAACAGAGAAAAATTATGGCCAAGAAAACAGCTTCAGATAGATGAATCAGaatgtttagaagatatttgtCAACCGGAATTCGCGTCTTCCGTTCAAACATCATCATTACAAGACACAAAAGATGGTAGAAGAACTTCTAATCGAAAGAATTTACTTTCAGTTGATGTCTCAGAAAGATTAGAGAACATCTGCGAACCGgaatttccttcttcttttgaAGATGCGACCGATACCCAACGAACTGGGAAGCAGAATGTTTCTGAAAGGTTAGATTATATAAGTCAGCCATCTTTTCCTTTGTCAGTTGAAGAATCCTGCAGAAGACTTAGAGACAGCAAAAAAGGCGTTCCTGAAGCAAGACCATTGCCACAATTTGATGAATCGGAAATCTTAAATCAGGTTACTCAGCCAGACCTGACATCTTTTGAAGAAGACACTGGATATAGATCAAAGGATAGTGGACAGGCCAAAAGTATTTTCTGTAAAAGTGAAGAATCGGAAAGGTTAGATGATATATCCCAACCTCATTTTGAGTCTTCTTATAGAGACTCCATGATTAAATCAAAGGATAACGTCTGTCAACCTGAATTTCCTCCTTCGTTTGAGGTTTCAGGCAGATCCGCACAGAGAAGGCAATCTCATTTTGTGGAATCTGAAAGATTGGAGGATGTAACTCAACCTAGTATGCAAACATCATTTCCTGAAGAATCGTCGAAagctttaagaaaaagtttagatgatcgaagaaaaaaacttctttccAGAGTGAACATTTCTGAAGTACTAGATGATGTGAGTCAACCTTTTTACCATACAACTTTGGAAGATTCAATGTTTGATCGAAGGGACCGGCAAGTATCAACACAAAGAGCGTTCCCACCAGAAAGCGAATTAGAAAAATCAGAAAAACTGGAAAGAGTTTCTCAACCTGTTTTTCCATCTTCTTTTGAAGATACCGGACACACATCAAGAGAAACTGAAGAGATCCAAAGAAGACCTCGAAAGAAAACGGAAACTTCAGAAAGATTAATTGATGTAAGCCACCAATTCCTACCAAGTTCTTTTGaagattcaaaaaaaagttctggaAGATATATTGAAACACCAAAACGAAGACTATTACCTCATATTGATGCCTCTGAAAATTTAGATGACATAAGTCATCCATTATTTATTTCGATGTACGAAGAAATGTCAAACAGACAAAGAAGatctgaaaatatacaaaaacgaAGACCTTCACCCCAAGCTGATGAATCAGAAAGATTAGAAGATGTTAGTCAACCAGAATTCCCATCTTCTTTCAAACATTCAATGGCGTTATCGAAAGACACTAGACAGTATCAATCACATGCTGGTGCCACGAAGATTGATGGCAGACCTTTTCAACAAATTAACGTTTCTGAAAGGCTCAACGAAATAAGTCAGCCAGATTTTGAAACGTCTCTTGAAGATACAATCCCGAGTGCTTCCGAACGAAGACCGTTAAATCAAACAGATTTCTCACAAAGGCACAGAAAAACTCAACAACAACGATATCTTCCCGAAGTTGATGTTTCAGAGAGATTAAGTTCTGTTTGTCAACCAGAGTTCCCTTCTTCATTTGAAGATTCAAGACAATGTTCAGTAAGAAACAAATCCAATCGAAAAACAATCCCGAAGCATCATGTGGAAAAACCTCAATTTGATACCTCGGAAATGTTAGAAGATGTCGCAGAGCCCAAATTTCCATCTTCAATACAAGGAAGTATGAACATTTCAAGAGAAAGAAGACGAAGACCAATGCCTCAAATTGACTTATCGGAAAATATCGAATCTATTTGTCAACCAGAGTTTCCACAGTCTTTCGAAGATTCTACTAGAAATGATGCTTTAACTTATCGGAGAGATAAATTTCCTAAAGAAACTATGGATGAAAATCTAGAAGATATATCTTGTCCATCGTTCCAAGAAACACCAATACTTAGACGAAGACAAAATGAAGACCATCGATCTAGGGGTCCACAACGCCAACTCTTTCCCAAAGAAGTTTCAAGAACCGAAAGAAGTGAGAGGCCTGGAGACTTTAGacaagtttttgaaacaatgCCTAATTATGCACCATTTGAACAGCAAGTTGCCGCtagaaagaaaaatttgaattctAGACTTAAAATGCCTGTAACTTTTGATCAGCCTTTGGGTGTTTTAGGAAAAAATAAGCCTGAGGTATGCCCACGTCTACAACAGCAACCATCTCAACGTTACGAACCAACAAGAGAAGATTTTTGTGTTAATAGAATAAAACCTTCACAAGTTAATCCTTGTACAATACAAGTCCCTTCACAGGGGATACAAATGGAAAGAAGACAGCCTTCGGTGACAAGAATCCCATTACCTCCATCAGCACGATCTCAAACAAATATTCGACGACAGCAACAACAATCCAAATTAGAAAAACCACAAGATGAAGAGCGTCTCGTGAAGAAGTCATCAGTTAAGTTTCATAAGACAAAATCAacgtattttaaaaatcaacaaaacaaatCGAATAGAAATGAAGGTCgtaaaagataa